The following coding sequences are from one Schizosaccharomyces osmophilus chromosome 1, complete sequence window:
- the drp1 gene encoding RINT1 family protein, with protein MVLSLNDFIDLRIRQPYKRDELTKFVQDLEQLQLPDLNSLPEITEEEKQIIREDFEYKKARIGLDDAWLEASEPEEPVPILRDTVEILLEVKNFLKKAESYRADDKIHALEKDWNRLSIKEDQTGITPDCIFSMTELVFKKEKEEGNLKLKEIIRERLKLDFKWPSLDGKEYPLTVYKRFADYLRSINAFSIGDFGHPLFLEVFTEPYANQFRYHFMSKRQTNLISKPEWFYEYLLKTFRSLRGFFFNLKKCEAFPSCSLLTVFILMLNDLVKEKLSHTAKFDDYLVHLTHETLHYTVHLKQYFGSNHDYLIDFLFCQPSIYERWLNLETQQMNAKLNDIKSSKDAWDMALNQVNDYNFTVPTKTTVRFRDMMESTYATLRLLPSFNYKVNFFEKVQLEPLQHYVQWLHSFYEAHESSQSEALPGSLQPTRQSKTTDVERMCKLYSNFYHLKEWIDDYEDEEIYIEIGSQYGYKEHSSFFNIKNKIDALKTGSFRLILRAAIQMLQPLINDYADIDTWRIKDQPLNVDFATSSVSSEILKVQNALRTLLKSLENILSGASLREVVYQLGIVVENWFVKIIMSHQFSLRGGIQFARDIMQILLEFSYYPLLTFKKLTSTVELLSLDTGKEMSVKDFIIAIKDEDHQIVDQLLKEKGIELQYAEVLDVLYRRVEAWKD; from the coding sequence ATGGTTTTAAGTCTTAACGACTTCATTGATTTACGGATTCGACAGCCTTATAAGAGAGATGAATTGACAAAATTTGTCCAAGACCTTGAGCAACTGCAGCTACCGGATCTCAACTCCTTACCTGAGATTacagaagaggaaaagcaaataataCGAGAAGACTTTGAGTATAAAAAGGCAAGAATCGGATTAGACGATGCTTGGCTTGAAGCCTCAGAACCTGAAGAGCCAGTGCCGATTCTCCGGGATACGGTagaaattcttttggaagttaaaaattttcttaaaaaagcagaaagTTATAGAGCAGATGATAAGATTCATGCTTTGGAGAAGGATTGGAATCGACTATCTATTAAAGAAGACCAGACTGGGATTACACCCGACTGCATTTTTAGCATGACAGAATTAGtgttcaaaaaagagaaggagGAGGGTAATTTGAAGCTAAAAGAGATTATTCGAGAAAGGCTGAAACTCGATTTCAAATGGCCTTCTCTGGATGGTAAAGAATACCCACTAACGGTATACAAACGTTTTGCCGACTACCTTCGATCTATTAATGCTTTTTCAATTGGCGACTTTGGACATCCTTTATTCTTGGAAGTTTTTACCGAACCCTATGCAAATCAGTTTCGCTACCATTTTATGTCTAAAAGACAAACCAATTTAATCTCAAAACCAGAGTGGTTTTATGAATATCTcttgaaaacttttcgCTCTTTAAGGggcttcttctttaatCTCAAAAAATGCGAAGCTTTTCCATCCTGTTCTTTACTTACAGTCTTTATTCTCATGCTTAATGACCTTGTTAAGGAAAAACTTTCTCATACTGCAAAATTTGATGATTATTTAGTTCACTTAACTCACGAAACTCTTCATTATACGGTTCACTTGAAACAATATTTCGGCTCGAATCATGATTACTTGATAgattttctgttttgtCAGCCTTCTATATATGAAAGGTGGCTTAACCTTGAAACTCAACAAATGAATGCAAAACTAAATGATATAAAGTCTTCCAAGGATGCTTGGGATATGGCACTTAATCAGGTTAATGACTACAATTTTACGGTTCCAACAAAGACTACTGTTCGTTTTCGAGACATGATGGAATCAACTTATGCTACGCTTCGGTTATTACCTTCTTTCAATTACAAAGtgaatttctttgaaaaggtTCAGTTGGAACCATTGCAACATTACGTGCAATGGcttcattctttctatGAAGCACATGAAAGCTCCCAAAGCGAAGCATTACCTGGATCGTTACAGCCAACTCGTCAAAGTAAAACTACTGATGTAGAGCGTATGTGCAAATTGTACAGCAATTTCTatcatttgaaagaatggatagatgattatgaagatgaagaaatatatattGAGATTGGAAGTCAATATGGTTATAAAGAACATTCTTCGTTTTTCAacataaagaataaaattgaTGCTTTGAAAACAGGATCCTTTCGACTCATCTTACGTGCAGCAATTCAAATGCTACAGCCTTTAATAAATGACTATGCTGACATCGATACGTGGAGAATAAAAGATCAACCACTAAATGTTGATTTCGCTACATCTTCAGTATCCTCAGAGATACTGAAAGTACAAAATGCATTACGAACACTTCTAAAAAGCTTAGAGAATATTCTATCCGGTGCTTCATTGCGTGAGGTCGTGTACCAGTTAGGAATAGTTGTTGAAAATTGGTTTGTTAAAATCATTATGTCTCATCAATTTAGTCTTCGTGGTGGTATACAGTTTGCAAGAGATATAATGCAAATATTGTTGGAATTTTCGTACTACCCCTTATTgactttcaaaaaattgacATCGACAGTTGAACTGCTCTCATTAGATACGGGCAAAGAAATGAGTGTCAAGGATTTTATTATTGCGATTAAGGATGAAGATCACCAAATTGTTGATcaattattaaaagaaaaagggatTGAGCTTCAATATGCAGAAGTGCTTGATGTTCTATATCGACGGGTAGAGGCATGGAAGGACTAG
- the aim22 gene encoding lipoate-protein ligase A: MDLRARLLSETSKQWFKLLHAKVIVSRSVDPYFNLALEDFLYSNSKSARSLVLYTNTPSVIIGRNQNPWVEANVRKCRSNLINIIRRKSGGGTVFHDLGNVNYSLLANRNEFSHTKGAELILKALQELNIEAELNQRHDIVLKETKQKISGSAYKISKGKTYHHGTMLLDSDLEGISRYLKSTTKGIISKGVSSTRSDVANVKLARVDFLKEAIISFLQYDNARHSSGSNPTISLNDQESKDSFFGENIMFVDSNDLAGVPHIMKTMQELKSWDWTFGQTPFFKQFITTNTLPIGNHMVELDISIRHGKIENFILTSSNNRLQQEIMNYPWKGMAYELGFINSLMINSIPSSEALVVLDWISKNI; this comes from the coding sequence ATGGATTTGAGGGCGCGTTTATTGTCTGAAACCTCGAAACAATGGTTTAAGCTATTACATGCTAAAGTGATCGTTAGTAGGTCAGTTGACCCGTACTTCAACTTGGCTCTCGAAGACTTTCTGTACTCTAACAGTAAATCTGCTAGATCTTTAGTTCTATACACAAACACCCCTAGTGTGATTATCggaagaaatcaaaaccCTTGGGTGGAAGCCAACGTGAGGAAATGCAGAAGCAATTTGATCAACATTATTCGCCGGAAATCTGGAGGTGGTACTGTGTTTCATGATCTAGGAAATGTGAATTATAGCCTTTTGGCGAACCGAAACGAATTTTCACATACAAAGGGAGCTGAACTGATACTTAAGGCTCTTCAAGAATTAAACATAGAAGCAGAGCTTAATCAGCGCCATGATATTGTTTtaaaggaaacaaaacaaaaaataagtgGTTCCGCTTACAAGATCAGCAAAGGGAAAACTTACCATCATGGTACAATGCTTCTCGATTCGGATTTGGAGGGAATTAGCAGGTATTTAAAAAGCACAACGAAGGGAATTATTTCCAAAGGTGTTTCAAGTACCCGATCGGATGTTGCAAATGTAAAACTTGCTCGAGTAGATTTTCTAAAGGAAGCAATCATAAGCTTTTTACAATACGACAATGCTCGGCATTCCTCTGGAAGTAATCCCACCATTTCTTTAAATGATCAAGAAAGCAAAGactctttttttggagAGAACATTATGTTTGTGGATTCAAATGATCTGGCTGGCGTGCCACATATCATGAAAACCATGCAGGAACTCAAATCATGGGATTGGACCTTTGGACAAACACCGTTCTTTAAGCAGTTCATAACTACAAATACTCTACCTATCGGGAATCATATGGTTGAACTTGATATATCTATACGGCATGggaaaattgaaaacttcATTCTTACGAGCTCAAATAACCGACTTCAACAAGAAATAATGAATTATCCTTGGAAAGGGATGGCATATGAATTGGGCTTTATCAATTCTCTTATGATAAATAGCATTCCTAGTTCAGAAGCATTGGTTGTTCTCGATTGgatatccaaaaatatttaa
- the pfa5 gene encoding vacuolar membrane palmitoyltransferase Pfa5 produces MPPPTDFDRQLKFSKIQKFLGVVYPLAILLVTGYVVWVYVALICVNSNIKIKHGYRAMGAGVTFLVLFFSSAAISYLCYFRVLISNTSYCGDTNLDYYNNTAPIFICGPNGAPRICGTCKCWLPDRSHHSRVSMKCVKKFDHYCGFVGKDICFSNHKFFYQLLFYGTIASLFVLVSTAIMYARKGEYRSLPGTWIFVLISSGFGALFMGALLFRQTVFLLLNLNSHEGRNWKSRVYHFSVFFPEQMTTRVHVQSDPGDLPWDLGYSKNWRSVMGDRWYDWFLPFRRSPGDGMHYEYNPSFLHKMRLKATSS; encoded by the exons ATGCCGCCGCCAACAGACTTTGATAGACAAttgaaattttcaaaaatccaaaagtttCTGGGCGTTGTTTACCCACTTGCGATTTTACTGGTGACCGGCTATGTAGTATGGGTTTACGTGGCCTTGATATGCG TAAACTCCAATATTAAGATCAAACATGGATACAGGGCTATGGGAGCAGGAG TTACATTCctggttttgttttttagcAGTGCCGCAATAAGCTATCTATGCTATTTTCGAGTACTAATCTCAAACACATCCTATTGTGGTGATACTA ATTTGGACTATTACAACAACACAGCGCCGATCTTTATATGTGGTCCAAATGGCGCTCCTCGTATTTGCGGAACCTGTAAATGCTGGTTGCCAGATAGATCTCATCACAGCAGGGTCAGCATGAAATGCGTAAAGAAATTTGATCATTACTGTGGGTT TGTTGGAAAGGATATCTGTTTCAGCAATCACAAATTCTTTTATcaattattattttatggAACAATTGCAtccctttttgttttggttaGTACTGCGATAATGTATGCTCGTAAAGGAGAATATCGAAGCCTTCCAGGAACCTGGATCTTCGTTCTAATTTC TTCTGGCTTCGGCGCTCTTTTCATGGGTGCTTTATTATTTCGCCAAACTGTTTTTCTATTATTAAATTTGAATAGCCATGAGGGAAGAAACTGGAAATCGAGGGTTTACCACTTCAGCGTGTTTTTCCCCGAGCAAATGACCACTCGTGTTCATGTACAAAGCGATCCAGGCGATCTTCCTTGGGATTTGGGTTATTCAAAGAATTGGAGATCTGTAATGGGCGATCGTTGGTATGACTGGTTTTTGCCATTTCGTCGTTCACCTGGCGATGGTATGCATTATGAATacaatccttcttttttacataAAATGCGCTTAAAGGCTACTTCTTCCTAA
- the pas4 gene encoding peroxisomal ubiquitin-protein ligase E3 involved in peroxisome organization and biogenesis, whose product MELFGSASPLQIVLSNEIDDLCTQFLKGQIETAFKTLTFPRPFWNSVVSQESFDVLATLLYQLSSLGRGSLGNEVSKILLVNSNDRLKRVSPKLKTYEILLNSVFQLIFLLAKKWGQKAYRRTNSVQSSHHDHPGNSPMKDVLVNKIYLFFKRWMPALSRIYSIIRLLFFINKHHCRTLSQLLLGLRYISIGTSERSFTNKKFFLLLFYNCIRLAISILKNTKRGKHLLVPETDNDSWSLESATLENSEAFSFIPAPSRKCALCMEWMHRPTVTECGHIYCWHCIYNWTKTKPECPLCRSFASTSKLILLR is encoded by the exons ATGGAGTTGTTCGGTTCCGCTAGTCCTCTTCAAATCG TACTTTCAAATGAAATTGACGATTTATGTACACAATTCTTAAAAGGTCAGATAGAAACAGCATTTAAAACCCTGACTTTTCCAAGacctttttggaattctgTCGTGTCCCAAGAGTCTTTCGATGTTTTAGCAACTTTGCTTTATCAATTATCGAGTTTAGGACGAGGTTCTCTTGGTAATGAGGTTTCGAAAATATTGTTGGTGAATTCCAATGACAGGCTAAAACGGGTATCGCCAAAGCTAAAGACTTATGAAATCCTCTTGAATTCAGTATTTCaattaatatttttacttGCAAAGAAATGGGGACAGAAAGCTTACAGACGTACAAACTCCGTGCAAAGTTCACATCATGATCATCCAGGCAACTCGCCTATGAAGGATGTActagtaaacaaaatatatctttttttcaaaaggtGGATGCCAGCTCTGTCGCGTATTTATTCCATTATAcgccttttgtttttcataaataagCATCATTGTCGAACATTATCTCAACTTTTGCTCGGCCTTCGTTACATTTCAATAGGCACCTCAGAAAGAAGCTTTACAAATAAGAAGTTTTTTCTACTTCTATTTTACAATTGCATAAGACTGGCAATAtcgattttgaagaatacAAAACGAGGCAAGCATTTACTTGTACCAGAAACAGACAACGACTCTTGGTCATTAGAGTCCGCAACTCTAGAGAATTCTGAAGCCTTCTCTTTTATACCTGCTCCTTCTAGAAAATGTGCTTTGTGTATGGAATGGATGCATAGACCTACAGTTACTGAATGCGGCCATATATATTGTTGGCATTGTATATACAACTGgacaaaaacaaagccGGAATGTCCCTTGTGTAGATCTTTTGCCTCCACTTCGAAGCTAATCTTACTTCGGTAG